Proteins encoded by one window of Dreissena polymorpha isolate Duluth1 chromosome 11, UMN_Dpol_1.0, whole genome shotgun sequence:
- the LOC127851839 gene encoding AAC-rich mRNA clone AAC11 protein-like isoform X1 yields MKNSDTNRGIEPGTSCLLGGHHINGGAKKFLYSGPKKSQEEDEKNPWTFNTKAQKPNNAVNGSSKVDLENVWSIQRNVNVGVAKSPKSDTLTFNTNKSYYSRHGGGNKDKDDFGTPLAGPASDRTGLNEPGGKTWNAPAAQSRRPFSYAFGADSQSTQDDKPVSPRSVKNSSTDLYPQTGHTGNMHVNALTGQSVNPTKTQSGGGHLASTVSQTGNPLNSGTNFNANRGSNQQGSFNFSNSSSNNQSVSSKPAFLNSSSNNQSVSSKPVTSTLQSIGVSQSYSSSPKNNLFGSSTNQNSLFGSSTHRAPANMDLPAYESSWAPKSSRSSTEKGSLGQQNKKSFW; encoded by the exons GGGGAGCCAAGAAGTTCCTGTACTCAGGGCCCAAAAAAAGCCAAGAGGAAGATGAGAAAAACCCTTGGACCTTCAACACCAAGGCACAGAAACCCAACA ATGCAGTGAATGGTAGTTCCAAGGTAGACTTGGAGAATGTTTGGAGCATACAACGTAACGTCAACGTTGGTGTGGCCAAATCACCCAAGTCAGACACTCTGACGTTCAACACGAATAAGTCATACTACTCCAGGCATGGCGGAGGAAATAAAG ATAAAGATGACTTTGGTACTCCTCTCGCTGGTCCAGCATCTGACAGAACAGGACTGAATG AGCCAGGAGGTAAAACATGGAATGCACCCGCAGCACAATCACGTCGTCCATTCAGCTATGCATTCGGGGCGGACTCACAGTCCACTCAGGATGACAAACCCGTCTCCCCTCGCAGTGTTAAAAACTCTAGCACTGATCTTTACCCACAAACTGGCCATACGGGCAATATGCACGTGAATGCACTCACAGGACAGTCAGTAAATCCTACCAAAACACAATCTGGTGGTGGCCATCTTGCTTCTACAGTATCACAGACAGGAAATCCACTGAATTCTGGGACAAATTTCAATGCAAACAGGGGAAGTAACCAGCAAGGATCATTTAACTTTTCAAATTCATCTAGCAATAACCAGTCTGTATCGAGCAAGCCGGCCTTTTTAAATTCATCCAGCAATAACCAGTCTGTATCGAGCAAGCCTGTTACATCTACGTTACAGAGTATTGGTGTGAGTCAGTCGTATAGCTCATCTCCAAAGAACAATTTGTTTGGTTCCTCAACCAATCAGAACAGTTTGTTTGGATCATCTACACACAGGGCACCAGCCAATATGGATCTGCCAGCCTACGAAAGCAGTTGGGCTCCAAAAAGCAGTCGGTCTTCTACAGAAAAAGGCTCACTTGGGCAACAAAATAAGAAATCATTTTGGTGA
- the LOC127851857 gene encoding c-Myc-binding protein-like isoform X1, which translates to MTAYRGADSKREEFRKYLEKAGVLDALTKVLVGLYEEPEKPNNALDFLKQHLGASGPDTADVEALKLEVTELRQKCEQLEEQNQEYRAKLQARQEHATSKKLQQYEPSQGEEQAPDS; encoded by the exons ATGACAGCATACAGG GGTGCTGACTCTAAAAGAGAAGAATTCAGGAAGTACTTGGAGAAGGCCGGAGTGTTGGATGCACTAACCAAAG TTCTTGTTGGACTGTATGAAGAACCAGAGAAGCCAAACAATGCCTTAGA TTTTCTGAAGCAGCACCTCGGTGCATCTGGTCCTGACACTGCTGATGTCGAGGCCCTCAAACTGGAAGTGACCGAACTTAGGCAGAAATGCGAGCAACTGGAGGAACAAAATCAGGAATATAGGGCAAAG CTACAGGCTCGACAAGAACACGCAACTTCCAAGAAA TTGCAACAGTACGAGCCGTCGCAGGGTGAGGAGCAGGCCCCGGACTCATAG
- the LOC127851857 gene encoding c-Myc-binding protein-like isoform X2 has product MTAYRGADSKREEFRKYLEKAGVLDALTKVLVGLYEEPEKPNNALDFLKQHLGASGPDTADVEALKLEVTELRQKCEQLEEQNQEYRAKLQQYEPSQGEEQAPDS; this is encoded by the exons ATGACAGCATACAGG GGTGCTGACTCTAAAAGAGAAGAATTCAGGAAGTACTTGGAGAAGGCCGGAGTGTTGGATGCACTAACCAAAG TTCTTGTTGGACTGTATGAAGAACCAGAGAAGCCAAACAATGCCTTAGA TTTTCTGAAGCAGCACCTCGGTGCATCTGGTCCTGACACTGCTGATGTCGAGGCCCTCAAACTGGAAGTGACCGAACTTAGGCAGAAATGCGAGCAACTGGAGGAACAAAATCAGGAATATAGGGCAAAG TTGCAACAGTACGAGCCGTCGCAGGGTGAGGAGCAGGCCCCGGACTCATAG
- the LOC127851839 gene encoding AAC-rich mRNA clone AAC11 protein-like isoform X4: MGKGGAKKFLYSGPKKSQEEDEKNPWTFNTKAQKPNNAVNGSSKVDLENVWSIQRNVNVGVAKSPKSDTLTFNTNKSYYSRHGGGNKDKDDFGTPLAGPASDRTGLNEPGGKTWNAPAAQSRRPFSYAFGADSQSTQDDKPVSPRSVKNSSTDLYPQTGHTGNMHVNALTGQSVNPTKTQSGGGHLASTVSQTGNPLNSGTNFNANRGSNQQGSFNFSNSSSNNQSVSSKPAFLNSSSNNQSVSSKPVTSTLQSIGVSQSYSSSPKNNLFGSSTNQNSLFGSSTHRAPANMDLPAYESSWAPKSSRSSTEKGSLGQQNKKSFW; encoded by the exons ATGGGAAAAG GGGGAGCCAAGAAGTTCCTGTACTCAGGGCCCAAAAAAAGCCAAGAGGAAGATGAGAAAAACCCTTGGACCTTCAACACCAAGGCACAGAAACCCAACA ATGCAGTGAATGGTAGTTCCAAGGTAGACTTGGAGAATGTTTGGAGCATACAACGTAACGTCAACGTTGGTGTGGCCAAATCACCCAAGTCAGACACTCTGACGTTCAACACGAATAAGTCATACTACTCCAGGCATGGCGGAGGAAATAAAG ATAAAGATGACTTTGGTACTCCTCTCGCTGGTCCAGCATCTGACAGAACAGGACTGAATG AGCCAGGAGGTAAAACATGGAATGCACCCGCAGCACAATCACGTCGTCCATTCAGCTATGCATTCGGGGCGGACTCACAGTCCACTCAGGATGACAAACCCGTCTCCCCTCGCAGTGTTAAAAACTCTAGCACTGATCTTTACCCACAAACTGGCCATACGGGCAATATGCACGTGAATGCACTCACAGGACAGTCAGTAAATCCTACCAAAACACAATCTGGTGGTGGCCATCTTGCTTCTACAGTATCACAGACAGGAAATCCACTGAATTCTGGGACAAATTTCAATGCAAACAGGGGAAGTAACCAGCAAGGATCATTTAACTTTTCAAATTCATCTAGCAATAACCAGTCTGTATCGAGCAAGCCGGCCTTTTTAAATTCATCCAGCAATAACCAGTCTGTATCGAGCAAGCCTGTTACATCTACGTTACAGAGTATTGGTGTGAGTCAGTCGTATAGCTCATCTCCAAAGAACAATTTGTTTGGTTCCTCAACCAATCAGAACAGTTTGTTTGGATCATCTACACACAGGGCACCAGCCAATATGGATCTGCCAGCCTACGAAAGCAGTTGGGCTCCAAAAAGCAGTCGGTCTTCTACAGAAAAAGGCTCACTTGGGCAACAAAATAAGAAATCATTTTGGTGA
- the LOC127851839 gene encoding AAC-rich mRNA clone AAC11 protein-like isoform X3: MDNETGGAKKFLYSGPKKSQEEDEKNPWTFNTKAQKPNNAVNGSSKVDLENVWSIQRNVNVGVAKSPKSDTLTFNTNKSYYSRHGGGNKDKDDFGTPLAGPASDRTGLNEPGGKTWNAPAAQSRRPFSYAFGADSQSTQDDKPVSPRSVKNSSTDLYPQTGHTGNMHVNALTGQSVNPTKTQSGGGHLASTVSQTGNPLNSGTNFNANRGSNQQGSFNFSNSSSNNQSVSSKPAFLNSSSNNQSVSSKPVTSTLQSIGVSQSYSSSPKNNLFGSSTNQNSLFGSSTHRAPANMDLPAYESSWAPKSSRSSTEKGSLGQQNKKSFW, from the exons ATGGATAATGAAACAG GGGGAGCCAAGAAGTTCCTGTACTCAGGGCCCAAAAAAAGCCAAGAGGAAGATGAGAAAAACCCTTGGACCTTCAACACCAAGGCACAGAAACCCAACA ATGCAGTGAATGGTAGTTCCAAGGTAGACTTGGAGAATGTTTGGAGCATACAACGTAACGTCAACGTTGGTGTGGCCAAATCACCCAAGTCAGACACTCTGACGTTCAACACGAATAAGTCATACTACTCCAGGCATGGCGGAGGAAATAAAG ATAAAGATGACTTTGGTACTCCTCTCGCTGGTCCAGCATCTGACAGAACAGGACTGAATG AGCCAGGAGGTAAAACATGGAATGCACCCGCAGCACAATCACGTCGTCCATTCAGCTATGCATTCGGGGCGGACTCACAGTCCACTCAGGATGACAAACCCGTCTCCCCTCGCAGTGTTAAAAACTCTAGCACTGATCTTTACCCACAAACTGGCCATACGGGCAATATGCACGTGAATGCACTCACAGGACAGTCAGTAAATCCTACCAAAACACAATCTGGTGGTGGCCATCTTGCTTCTACAGTATCACAGACAGGAAATCCACTGAATTCTGGGACAAATTTCAATGCAAACAGGGGAAGTAACCAGCAAGGATCATTTAACTTTTCAAATTCATCTAGCAATAACCAGTCTGTATCGAGCAAGCCGGCCTTTTTAAATTCATCCAGCAATAACCAGTCTGTATCGAGCAAGCCTGTTACATCTACGTTACAGAGTATTGGTGTGAGTCAGTCGTATAGCTCATCTCCAAAGAACAATTTGTTTGGTTCCTCAACCAATCAGAACAGTTTGTTTGGATCATCTACACACAGGGCACCAGCCAATATGGATCTGCCAGCCTACGAAAGCAGTTGGGCTCCAAAAAGCAGTCGGTCTTCTACAGAAAAAGGCTCACTTGGGCAACAAAATAAGAAATCATTTTGGTGA
- the LOC127851839 gene encoding AAC-rich mRNA clone AAC11 protein-like isoform X5 → MPGGAKKFLYSGPKKSQEEDEKNPWTFNTKAQKPNNAVNGSSKVDLENVWSIQRNVNVGVAKSPKSDTLTFNTNKSYYSRHGGGNKDKDDFGTPLAGPASDRTGLNEPGGKTWNAPAAQSRRPFSYAFGADSQSTQDDKPVSPRSVKNSSTDLYPQTGHTGNMHVNALTGQSVNPTKTQSGGGHLASTVSQTGNPLNSGTNFNANRGSNQQGSFNFSNSSSNNQSVSSKPAFLNSSSNNQSVSSKPVTSTLQSIGVSQSYSSSPKNNLFGSSTNQNSLFGSSTHRAPANMDLPAYESSWAPKSSRSSTEKGSLGQQNKKSFW, encoded by the exons ATGCCAG GGGGAGCCAAGAAGTTCCTGTACTCAGGGCCCAAAAAAAGCCAAGAGGAAGATGAGAAAAACCCTTGGACCTTCAACACCAAGGCACAGAAACCCAACA ATGCAGTGAATGGTAGTTCCAAGGTAGACTTGGAGAATGTTTGGAGCATACAACGTAACGTCAACGTTGGTGTGGCCAAATCACCCAAGTCAGACACTCTGACGTTCAACACGAATAAGTCATACTACTCCAGGCATGGCGGAGGAAATAAAG ATAAAGATGACTTTGGTACTCCTCTCGCTGGTCCAGCATCTGACAGAACAGGACTGAATG AGCCAGGAGGTAAAACATGGAATGCACCCGCAGCACAATCACGTCGTCCATTCAGCTATGCATTCGGGGCGGACTCACAGTCCACTCAGGATGACAAACCCGTCTCCCCTCGCAGTGTTAAAAACTCTAGCACTGATCTTTACCCACAAACTGGCCATACGGGCAATATGCACGTGAATGCACTCACAGGACAGTCAGTAAATCCTACCAAAACACAATCTGGTGGTGGCCATCTTGCTTCTACAGTATCACAGACAGGAAATCCACTGAATTCTGGGACAAATTTCAATGCAAACAGGGGAAGTAACCAGCAAGGATCATTTAACTTTTCAAATTCATCTAGCAATAACCAGTCTGTATCGAGCAAGCCGGCCTTTTTAAATTCATCCAGCAATAACCAGTCTGTATCGAGCAAGCCTGTTACATCTACGTTACAGAGTATTGGTGTGAGTCAGTCGTATAGCTCATCTCCAAAGAACAATTTGTTTGGTTCCTCAACCAATCAGAACAGTTTGTTTGGATCATCTACACACAGGGCACCAGCCAATATGGATCTGCCAGCCTACGAAAGCAGTTGGGCTCCAAAAAGCAGTCGGTCTTCTACAGAAAAAGGCTCACTTGGGCAACAAAATAAGAAATCATTTTGGTGA
- the LOC127851839 gene encoding AAC-rich mRNA clone AAC11 protein-like isoform X2: MKNSDTNRGGAKKFLYSGPKKSQEEDEKNPWTFNTKAQKPNNAVNGSSKVDLENVWSIQRNVNVGVAKSPKSDTLTFNTNKSYYSRHGGGNKDKDDFGTPLAGPASDRTGLNEPGGKTWNAPAAQSRRPFSYAFGADSQSTQDDKPVSPRSVKNSSTDLYPQTGHTGNMHVNALTGQSVNPTKTQSGGGHLASTVSQTGNPLNSGTNFNANRGSNQQGSFNFSNSSSNNQSVSSKPAFLNSSSNNQSVSSKPVTSTLQSIGVSQSYSSSPKNNLFGSSTNQNSLFGSSTHRAPANMDLPAYESSWAPKSSRSSTEKGSLGQQNKKSFW; this comes from the exons GGGGAGCCAAGAAGTTCCTGTACTCAGGGCCCAAAAAAAGCCAAGAGGAAGATGAGAAAAACCCTTGGACCTTCAACACCAAGGCACAGAAACCCAACA ATGCAGTGAATGGTAGTTCCAAGGTAGACTTGGAGAATGTTTGGAGCATACAACGTAACGTCAACGTTGGTGTGGCCAAATCACCCAAGTCAGACACTCTGACGTTCAACACGAATAAGTCATACTACTCCAGGCATGGCGGAGGAAATAAAG ATAAAGATGACTTTGGTACTCCTCTCGCTGGTCCAGCATCTGACAGAACAGGACTGAATG AGCCAGGAGGTAAAACATGGAATGCACCCGCAGCACAATCACGTCGTCCATTCAGCTATGCATTCGGGGCGGACTCACAGTCCACTCAGGATGACAAACCCGTCTCCCCTCGCAGTGTTAAAAACTCTAGCACTGATCTTTACCCACAAACTGGCCATACGGGCAATATGCACGTGAATGCACTCACAGGACAGTCAGTAAATCCTACCAAAACACAATCTGGTGGTGGCCATCTTGCTTCTACAGTATCACAGACAGGAAATCCACTGAATTCTGGGACAAATTTCAATGCAAACAGGGGAAGTAACCAGCAAGGATCATTTAACTTTTCAAATTCATCTAGCAATAACCAGTCTGTATCGAGCAAGCCGGCCTTTTTAAATTCATCCAGCAATAACCAGTCTGTATCGAGCAAGCCTGTTACATCTACGTTACAGAGTATTGGTGTGAGTCAGTCGTATAGCTCATCTCCAAAGAACAATTTGTTTGGTTCCTCAACCAATCAGAACAGTTTGTTTGGATCATCTACACACAGGGCACCAGCCAATATGGATCTGCCAGCCTACGAAAGCAGTTGGGCTCCAAAAAGCAGTCGGTCTTCTACAGAAAAAGGCTCACTTGGGCAACAAAATAAGAAATCATTTTGGTGA